In one Gemmatimonadaceae bacterium genomic region, the following are encoded:
- a CDS encoding iron ABC transporter permease has product MRRLFWPLACVALVVLAAAGVFWGAVPLSAHAIGAALLGRGDPDTVAIVRALRLPRVALAVLVGAALGMSGGALQGSLRNALAEPYLLGVSGGAAVGAVIVVSLGLGSPVLLPLGAFAGAAAAIAAAIGVARAAGGRADPRVLLMAGVVIGAFANAAIMVLLADAPADTIRGALWWMMGSVAGADWQQVRWLALYTAIGGAVLLALGRDIDLLALGEESAAGLGLDASAAGRRVFLVSSLLAAATVAAAGLVGFVGLVVPHMVRAAGLRRHRPLLAGSAILGAALVVCADLVARVAHPPADLPLGAVTALVGVPFFLVQLRRFA; this is encoded by the coding sequence ATGCGGCGTCTTTTCTGGCCGTTGGCGTGCGTGGCGCTGGTGGTGCTCGCGGCGGCGGGGGTGTTCTGGGGCGCGGTGCCGCTGTCGGCGCACGCCATCGGCGCGGCGCTGTTGGGCCGCGGCGATCCGGACACGGTGGCCATCGTACGCGCACTGCGGCTGCCGCGCGTCGCCTTGGCGGTGCTCGTGGGGGCGGCGCTCGGCATGTCGGGCGGAGCGTTGCAAGGTTCCTTGCGCAACGCGCTGGCCGAGCCCTACTTGCTCGGCGTGTCGGGGGGCGCGGCGGTGGGCGCGGTGATCGTCGTGTCGCTTGGCCTCGGCAGCCCGGTGCTGCTCCCGTTAGGCGCGTTCGCCGGCGCGGCGGCGGCCATCGCCGCCGCCATCGGCGTCGCGCGGGCGGCCGGCGGCCGCGCCGATCCGCGCGTGCTCCTCATGGCCGGCGTGGTGATCGGCGCGTTCGCCAATGCGGCGATCATGGTGCTGCTCGCCGACGCCCCCGCGGACACGATTCGCGGCGCGTTGTGGTGGATGATGGGCTCGGTTGCCGGCGCCGACTGGCAGCAGGTGCGGTGGCTCGCGCTCTATACGGCGATCGGCGGCGCGGTGCTGCTGGCCTTAGGCAGAGACATCGACCTGCTCGCGTTGGGCGAAGAGTCCGCGGCCGGCCTGGGCCTGGACGCCTCTGCGGCGGGGCGGCGCGTGTTTCTGGTGAGCTCGCTGCTGGCCGCGGCCACGGTTGCCGCGGCGGGGCTGGTGGGATTCGTCGGGCTGGTGGTGCCGCACATGGTGCGCGCCGCCGGCCTGCGCCGCCACCGCCCGCTGCTCGCCGGCTCGGCGATCCTCGGCGCCGCGCTGGTGGTGTGCGCCGATCTGGTCGCGCGGGTGGCGCATCCGCCGGCCGACCTTCCGTTGGGCGCCGTCACCGCGCTCGTGGGCGTGCCGTTCTTTCTCGTGCAGCTGCGGCGGTTCGCATGA